The Opitutales bacterium ASA1 genome window below encodes:
- the rnhC gene encoding ribonuclease HIII has translation MPKFPPASDTDGPKKISSYTAKLSEEQMELVRRHCAERAWEAFEVQYARFAFRGNKVVVTGYTSGKLVVAGKETEDFVLNFLEPEVLKQAKLGYDDVVHPEWFEEHAGLDESGKGDFFGPVVTACVVAGREQVEAWMKAGVRDSKTVGEAQILRLDKLVRETRGAVATTCYCGMEKYNELMSRPKANLNRLLAWQHSKSLTEALGKRRVPWGMLDQFSKQNLVAGYFKDDSFDLRQRTKAEEDPVVAAASIVARAEYVRIMRKLSDEFGGELQKGASAKVKEQAHRIIERFGARALGRFAKLHFRTAYEVVKAAGKLDELPLPEPKAAYQAW, from the coding sequence ATGCCGAAATTCCCGCCGGCCTCCGACACGGACGGTCCCAAGAAGATCTCCAGCTACACCGCCAAGCTCTCCGAGGAGCAGATGGAGCTCGTGCGCCGCCACTGCGCCGAGCGGGCATGGGAGGCGTTCGAAGTGCAGTACGCGCGTTTCGCGTTTCGCGGCAACAAGGTCGTCGTCACCGGCTACACCAGCGGCAAGCTCGTCGTCGCCGGCAAGGAGACCGAAGATTTCGTGCTCAATTTTCTCGAGCCCGAGGTGCTGAAGCAGGCGAAGCTGGGTTACGACGACGTGGTGCATCCGGAGTGGTTCGAGGAGCACGCCGGGCTGGACGAGAGCGGCAAGGGCGACTTCTTCGGGCCGGTCGTCACTGCGTGCGTCGTGGCCGGCCGCGAACAGGTCGAGGCGTGGATGAAGGCCGGCGTGCGCGACAGCAAGACCGTGGGTGAAGCGCAGATCCTCCGGCTCGACAAACTCGTCCGCGAGACCCGCGGCGCCGTCGCGACGACCTGCTATTGCGGGATGGAGAAATACAACGAGTTGATGAGCCGCCCCAAGGCGAACCTCAACCGACTCCTCGCTTGGCAGCACTCGAAGTCGCTCACCGAGGCGCTCGGCAAGCGTCGCGTGCCGTGGGGCATGCTCGACCAATTTTCCAAGCAGAATCTCGTGGCGGGTTACTTCAAGGACGACTCGTTCGATCTCCGCCAGCGCACGAAGGCGGAAGAGGATCCGGTGGTCGCCGCGGCCTCGATCGTGGCCCGCGCGGAGTACGTGCGCATCATGCGCAAGCTCTCCGACGAGTTCGGCGGCGAACTCCAGAAGGGCGCGAGCGCGAAGGTCAAGGAGCAGGCCCACCGCATCATCGAGCGCTTCGGTGCGCGTGCGCTCGGGCGTTTCGCGAAACTGCATTTCCGCACCGCTTACGAAGTGGTCAAGGCCGCCGGGAAGCTCGACGAGCTGCCGCTGCCCGAGCCGAAGGCCGCGTATCAGGCTTGGTGA
- the mutY gene encoding A/G-specific adenine glycosylase MutY: MSPGAQTLLDSAPVFRARLAAWFDAKQRPLPWRTERSLYRTVVSELMLQQTQIATALPYFERWVRALPDFASLAAASEEQVLKLWEGLGYYRRARFLHRLARELVAREKPPRTADEWRELPGIGPYTAAAISSITYDAPAACVDGNVVRILARLSGDATAFTDGSRAVRHFEALAAALLDPASPGRHNEAMMELGATVCTKHAPRCLECPVAELCSGRAEGIAESLPRIARPDSIKQSVDRAWIVHDGRLLLVRSGADAGRLGGILELPRVADLTPAVDWENNAELLATHRRAITRYQITERIFRIEPRPAALRSLGGAEWIPLDAVETVTLSGPHRRWVKALLLAGEDTSRTARPAPRQGRLFA; this comes from the coding sequence ATGTCCCCCGGTGCTCAAACCCTGCTCGATTCCGCGCCCGTGTTTCGCGCCCGGCTGGCTGCTTGGTTCGACGCGAAACAGCGGCCGCTGCCGTGGCGGACCGAACGATCGCTCTACCGGACGGTCGTCTCGGAGTTGATGCTGCAACAGACGCAGATCGCGACCGCGCTGCCCTACTTCGAGCGCTGGGTGCGTGCCCTGCCCGACTTCGCGTCGCTCGCCGCGGCTTCCGAGGAGCAGGTGCTGAAGCTCTGGGAGGGCCTCGGCTACTACCGCCGCGCGCGTTTCCTCCACCGCCTCGCGCGCGAACTCGTGGCGCGAGAAAAACCACCCCGCACTGCCGACGAGTGGCGCGAGCTACCCGGTATCGGACCTTACACGGCCGCGGCGATTTCCAGCATCACCTACGATGCGCCCGCGGCCTGCGTGGACGGAAACGTGGTGCGCATCCTCGCGCGGCTCTCGGGCGACGCGACTGCGTTCACCGACGGCTCCCGCGCGGTTCGGCACTTCGAGGCGCTCGCGGCCGCCCTGCTCGATCCCGCGTCTCCCGGCCGGCACAACGAGGCCATGATGGAACTCGGCGCGACGGTCTGCACGAAGCACGCACCTCGCTGCCTCGAGTGTCCGGTCGCTGAACTCTGTAGCGGCAGAGCCGAAGGCATTGCCGAATCCCTCCCGCGCATCGCGCGCCCCGACTCGATCAAGCAGTCGGTCGACCGCGCTTGGATCGTGCACGACGGACGACTCCTCCTCGTCCGCTCCGGAGCGGACGCCGGCCGACTCGGTGGCATTCTCGAACTGCCCCGCGTCGCCGACTTGACCCCGGCGGTCGACTGGGAAAACAACGCCGAACTCCTCGCCACCCACCGCCGCGCGATCACCCGCTACCAGATCACCGAGCGCATCTTCCGGATCGAGCCGCGCCCGGCCGCGCTCCGATCACTCGGCGGAGCGGAGTGGATCCCGCTCGACGCCGTCGAAACCGTCACGCTCTCGGGACCGCACCGGCGCTGGGTGAAGGCCCTTTTGCTGGCCGGCGAAGACACGAGCCGGACAGCGCGGCCGGCTCCCCGCCAGGGACGTCTGTTCGCCTGA